The Bacteroidota bacterium genome has a window encoding:
- a CDS encoding aspartate kinase: MLVLKFGGTSVGSPERMKALVPLIVNEKPKIVVLSAMSGTTNALLEIANSLYAKDNDAARKQIELLEAKYRTVVKELYSSTKAQQKGNELVSEHFNFLRSFTIDLFTSNEEKSILAQGELLSTALVQFYLEEKGIKSVLLAALNFMRIDENDEPDLVYIEKNLQEQLAKHKGVNLFITQGYICRNAFGEIDNLKRGGSDYTGTLIGAAIRAEQVQIWTDIDGMHNNDPRIVEKTFPIHELTFDEAAELAYFGAKILHPTCVLPAQKRNVPVALLNTMQPESKGTVIGNNILAERFTAIAAKDGITAVKIKSTRMLLAYGFLRSVFEVFERYKTPIDMITTSEVAVSVTIDNASHLNDIIPELENFGSVEVDKDQTIVCIVGTFGKDKQGYASKVFDSLKNIPIRMISYGGSENNISILIDTPRKKETLQALNKGLFNL; the protein is encoded by the coding sequence ATGTTAGTTCTCAAATTCGGTGGAACATCAGTGGGCAGTCCTGAACGGATGAAAGCTCTTGTTCCGCTTATTGTCAATGAAAAACCGAAGATCGTGGTGCTTTCTGCCATGTCGGGAACAACGAATGCGTTGCTGGAGATCGCCAATTCTCTTTATGCAAAAGATAATGATGCGGCGAGAAAACAGATCGAATTGCTCGAAGCGAAATACCGCACCGTAGTAAAGGAACTTTATTCTTCCACCAAAGCGCAGCAGAAAGGAAATGAACTGGTGTCGGAACATTTTAATTTTCTCCGCAGTTTCACTATCGATCTTTTTACTTCCAATGAAGAGAAATCGATTCTTGCACAGGGAGAATTGCTAAGCACGGCGCTCGTGCAGTTTTATCTCGAAGAAAAAGGAATAAAATCTGTTCTGCTTGCGGCGTTGAATTTCATGCGCATCGATGAAAATGATGAACCCGATCTTGTTTACATCGAGAAAAATCTGCAGGAACAACTGGCAAAACACAAAGGCGTGAATCTTTTCATCACGCAGGGTTACATCTGCAGGAATGCATTCGGTGAAATTGATAATCTGAAAAGAGGCGGCAGCGATTACACCGGGACGCTCATTGGCGCAGCGATCCGTGCAGAGCAGGTTCAGATATGGACCGACATCGATGGTATGCATAACAATGATCCGCGCATCGTGGAAAAAACTTTTCCCATTCACGAATTAACTTTTGATGAAGCAGCAGAGCTCGCGTATTTCGGAGCGAAAATCCTTCATCCCACCTGCGTGTTGCCCGCGCAGAAGAGAAATGTTCCGGTTGCGTTGCTCAATACCATGCAGCCCGAATCGAAAGGAACAGTGATCGGAAATAATATTCTTGCCGAGCGCTTCACGGCGATCGCGGCGAAAGACGGGATCACGGCAGTCAAAATAAAATCGACACGTATGTTATTGGCGTATGGATTTCTCCGTTCTGTATTCGAAGTTTTTGAACGCTACAAAACGCCGATCGATATGATCACCACATCCGAAGTGGCGGTTTCCGTTACCATCGACAACGCTTCTCATCTCAATGACATTATTCCCGAATTGGAAAATTTCGGAAGCGTGGAAGTAGATAAAGATCAGACCATCGTTTGTATTGTTGGAACTTTCGGCAAAGACAAACAGGGATATGCTTCGAAAGTTTTCGACTCGCTGAAAAATATTCCCATTCGCATGATCTCCTATGGCGGAAGTGAAAATAATATTTCCATTCTCATTGATACACCCAGAAAAAAAGAAACGCTCCAGGCACTGAACAAAGGATTATTCAATCTTTGA
- the gldG gene encoding gliding motility-associated ABC transporter substrate-binding protein GldG, producing MRTKRNKRSDIINLFLGLVIIVLLNVASQYYFVRFDLTQEKRYTLAPTTKQMLKDLDDIVYFKVYLEGDFPQGAGDFKHLRDEARIMLDEFRAYGGDRIAYEFIDPNENPNPAQRTAFQTQLEGKGLKPHSEPFVDDKGAETVMKLYPWAIASYKGKEVKIPLLGTNMEKSDEEIINHAVEGLEYEFTNAIRKLQMRLKPKIAITQGHGEADTLQLRDLVNGLREYYDVDFVPFHNNLGAFRDTMQDATQIVNKYSAIIVDSPDSVFTAQELFILDQFIMYGGKALFLVDPVYTDIDSLAATYQTLAMPRKLGLEDLTFRYGARMNTTLVQDLYCSDLVLPMRGGQYRKVPWVYSPTILPLEDHPIVRNLDRIKFDFLSTIDTVGTTTNVKKTILLKSSDKSRFMRTPAHISIKLAILQPPDQRMFDKPDQSVAVLLEGNFDSYYKNKFLPDTFKNSKIIGYKQHSIKDSKIIVVGDGEVAMNPVKGTETADLGYDLMNYHNPVLYANKTFLLNCVNYLCDDKGMLALRSREVTLRLLDRGKIKDHRLKWQLINTLAPVFIIILIGLYRAWMRKQKYVFDKNYRVIDTVIVSFAIGLILFFFVKLWVAFIVAIIYSLIIVLLHNFSVPANKMFRTSIARIRRKK from the coding sequence TTGCGCACAAAAAGAAATAAAAGATCGGACATCATCAATCTCTTCCTGGGATTAGTGATCATTGTGCTGCTCAATGTGGCCTCACAATATTATTTTGTGCGCTTCGATCTTACACAGGAAAAACGCTACACGCTTGCGCCGACGACCAAGCAGATGCTGAAGGATCTCGATGACATTGTTTATTTCAAAGTTTATCTTGAAGGCGATTTTCCGCAGGGTGCAGGCGATTTCAAACATCTGCGTGATGAAGCGAGAATCATGCTCGATGAATTCCGTGCTTATGGCGGAGACCGCATCGCTTATGAATTCATAGATCCGAATGAAAATCCTAATCCCGCACAGCGCACCGCTTTCCAGACACAGCTTGAAGGAAAAGGGTTGAAACCGCATTCCGAACCATTCGTTGATGATAAAGGTGCGGAGACTGTGATGAAACTTTATCCATGGGCGATCGCGAGTTATAAAGGGAAAGAAGTGAAAATTCCATTGCTTGGAACGAATATGGAAAAGAGCGATGAAGAAATAATCAATCACGCGGTGGAAGGGCTCGAATATGAATTCACGAATGCGATTCGCAAATTACAGATGCGATTGAAACCGAAGATCGCGATCACGCAGGGACATGGCGAGGCCGATACGCTCCAGTTGCGCGATCTTGTGAATGGGCTTCGCGAATATTATGATGTCGATTTTGTTCCGTTTCACAATAACCTGGGTGCATTCCGCGATACGATGCAGGATGCAACGCAGATCGTGAATAAATATTCTGCCATCATTGTTGATTCTCCCGATTCTGTATTTACCGCGCAGGAATTATTTATTCTCGACCAGTTTATTATGTACGGCGGAAAAGCGCTTTTTCTCGTGGATCCGGTGTACACGGATATTGATAGTCTTGCGGCGACTTACCAGACACTTGCGATGCCGCGTAAACTTGGACTTGAAGATCTCACATTCCGTTATGGAGCGAGAATGAATACAACGCTGGTGCAGGATCTCTATTGCAGCGATCTTGTTTTACCAATGAGAGGAGGACAGTACCGCAAAGTGCCGTGGGTTTATTCACCTACCATTCTTCCGCTCGAAGATCATCCCATTGTAAGAAATCTTGATCGCATCAAATTCGATTTTCTTTCCACGATTGACACGGTTGGAACCACGACGAATGTGAAGAAAACAATTCTGCTGAAGAGTTCAGATAAGTCGCGCTTCATGCGTACGCCCGCACACATCAGCATAAAACTTGCAATTCTTCAGCCGCCCGATCAACGTATGTTTGATAAACCTGATCAGTCGGTTGCTGTGCTGCTCGAAGGAAATTTTGATTCTTATTATAAAAATAAATTTTTGCCCGACACCTTCAAGAACAGCAAGATCATCGGTTACAAACAACACAGCATAAAAGATTCGAAGATCATTGTTGTTGGTGACGGAGAAGTGGCAATGAATCCTGTGAAAGGAACAGAAACCGCCGATCTCGGTTATGACCTGATGAATTATCACAACCCTGTATTGTATGCAAATAAAACTTTCCTGCTCAACTGCGTGAATTACCTGTGTGATGACAAAGGAATGCTCGCGCTGCGTTCTCGCGAAGTAACGCTTCGTTTGCTCGATCGAGGAAAAATAAAAGATCACCGGTTGAAATGGCAACTGATCAATACGCTTGCGCCGGTGTTCATTATTATTCTCATTGGCCTTTATCGCGCATGGATGCGGAAACAGAAATATGTGTTTGATAAAAATTATCGGGTGATCGATACGGTCATTGTGAGTTTCGCAATCGGACTCATACTTTTCTTCTTTGTGAAATTATGGGTGGCGTTCATAGTTGCGATCATTTACTCACTGATCATTGTGCTCCTTCATAATTTCTCAGTACCAGCAAACAAAATGTTCCGCACTTCAATTGCCCGAATAAGAAGAAAAAAATGA
- a CDS encoding toxin-antitoxin system YwqK family antitoxin produces MKKICFILSIAFTFALHDARAQRDSCSCISLTPIPDFFYIGEIQTSYYNHNEIIKRPYTGVCHTYYMAVAYVQPDYSRTYQHGEFKDGALEYYVSFNQHGDTIGYFHRVKEDSIFAETKRFNYQSGRFEAREIYYYSHGGKFLRVYAYNFDGEISSITNYFYPEEGDSLNYWGNYRNYKKDSRLTADGFYSIPVQDGPYYEYGGKVLTAQGQYHNNYKSGEWKRWYASGKLKSDENYSSPYGFRNGRWREWYENGQLKADIDYCNDQPSANFKEWYENGQPKTVAAYSNWKLNGDYFEYWPDGSPKKKAFYKNGFPIGKDEEWFENGKPAASYNYSDSGRYAGRQATWWDNGNLKTETIRTNGNDFTQTDRDYWENGKLREETQTDKYGRFIGKWTTYYESGILEKEENYLKYTKSGICKYYYSNGKLRVEENYLNGGLNGNCKYFREDGTLRCEISYKNYQRDGKCYWYFPDAVPEDTGGKAKVWREFNYTNDVRSGRCKEWNSAGELVYEQDFMNGEPVGPNHIAPVRTGANVDSVRAIYKTDAKILETMNLNDGYSNFNSQLYPSDSAQKKLLSVLVSIYYFIPPEIDTARLVHYDSLLKRTHVYLDYPWTPKRPGDTSSCAGTGSWPPQLDKIISEMHFKPVFDECYGDDNGGIRRGFTSDINFNDRAFDSLLKKMNPRYGCEYFSPSMPGEYDNITRSYMTSHAGTGYTDVDYFYFFPHDKSGLPYYLNWTFRVYDDGSVDLLGYTPQRVMYAYRIPE; encoded by the coding sequence ATGAAAAAAATCTGTTTTATACTTTCCATTGCTTTTACATTCGCATTGCATGATGCGCGCGCTCAGCGCGACAGTTGCAGTTGTATTTCCCTCACTCCTATTCCGGATTTTTTCTACATCGGCGAAATTCAAACGTCTTATTACAATCACAATGAAATAATTAAAAGGCCGTACACCGGCGTTTGTCACACTTATTATATGGCAGTGGCTTACGTGCAACCCGATTATTCGCGCACTTATCAGCATGGCGAATTCAAAGACGGAGCATTGGAATATTACGTTTCCTTCAATCAGCATGGCGATACGATAGGATATTTTCATCGCGTGAAGGAAGATTCCATTTTCGCTGAAACAAAAAGATTCAATTACCAGTCCGGACGTTTTGAAGCACGCGAAATTTATTATTACTCTCACGGCGGAAAATTTCTTCGTGTATATGCTTACAACTTTGATGGAGAGATAAGTTCAATTACCAATTATTTTTATCCGGAAGAAGGCGACTCGCTTAACTACTGGGGAAATTACCGCAACTACAAAAAAGATTCGCGCTTAACTGCCGACGGATTTTACAGCATTCCTGTGCAGGATGGGCCTTATTACGAATATGGAGGAAAAGTTTTAACCGCACAAGGTCAATATCACAATAACTATAAAAGCGGTGAATGGAAAAGATGGTACGCCTCCGGCAAATTGAAAAGCGATGAGAATTATTCTTCTCCTTATGGATTCAGAAACGGAAGATGGCGTGAATGGTATGAGAACGGACAATTGAAAGCAGACATCGATTATTGCAATGATCAGCCCTCCGCAAATTTTAAAGAGTGGTATGAAAATGGCCAGCCGAAAACCGTTGCTGCTTATTCCAACTGGAAACTAAACGGAGATTACTTTGAATACTGGCCAGACGGAAGCCCGAAGAAAAAAGCTTTTTACAAAAATGGATTCCCCATTGGCAAAGATGAAGAATGGTTTGAAAATGGAAAGCCGGCTGCTTCTTATAATTATTCCGACAGCGGTCGTTATGCCGGACGCCAGGCGACGTGGTGGGATAATGGAAATTTAAAAACCGAAACTATTCGGACCAATGGAAATGACTTCACACAAACAGATCGGGACTACTGGGAAAACGGAAAACTGAGAGAGGAAACTCAAACGGATAAGTATGGAAGATTCATTGGTAAATGGACCACTTATTATGAATCAGGTATTCTTGAAAAGGAAGAAAATTATTTGAAATATACGAAGAGCGGAATTTGTAAATATTATTATTCAAATGGAAAACTCCGGGTGGAAGAAAATTATTTGAACGGAGGCCTGAATGGAAATTGTAAATATTTCCGCGAGGACGGAACACTGCGTTGCGAGATCAGTTATAAGAATTATCAACGCGATGGAAAATGTTACTGGTATTTTCCGGATGCAGTGCCGGAAGATACCGGAGGAAAAGCAAAAGTATGGAGAGAATTTAATTATACAAATGATGTACGAAGCGGAAGATGTAAGGAATGGAATTCAGCAGGAGAGCTTGTTTACGAACAGGATTTTATGAATGGAGAACCCGTGGGGCCGAATCACATAGCACCGGTGCGCACGGGCGCGAATGTGGATTCTGTAAGAGCTATCTATAAGACCGATGCAAAGATCCTGGAAACGATGAATTTGAATGACGGGTATAGTAATTTCAATTCACAGTTGTATCCATCCGATTCGGCGCAAAAAAAATTACTTTCTGTACTCGTTTCCATTTATTATTTCATTCCGCCAGAAATTGATACCGCTCGTCTTGTTCATTATGATTCTTTATTGAAAAGAACTCACGTCTATCTTGATTATCCCTGGACGCCGAAAAGGCCCGGCGATACATCTTCCTGTGCGGGCACGGGATCATGGCCTCCACAATTGGATAAAATTATTTCTGAAATGCATTTCAAACCTGTTTTTGATGAATGTTACGGCGATGATAACGGCGGAATAAGGCGCGGATTTACTTCCGATATTAATTTCAACGACAGGGCTTTCGACAGCTTGCTAAAAAAAATGAATCCGCGATACGGTTGCGAATACTTCAGTCCTTCCATGCCCGGGGAATATGATAACATTACCAGAAGTTACATGACCTCACACGCCGGCACCGGGTACACTGATGTCGATTATTTTTATTTTTTCCCACATGATAAAAGCGGTTTACCCTATTATCTGAATTGGACATTCCGCGTTTACGATGATGGAAGTGTTGACTTGCTCGGTTACACACCGCAGCGCGTGATGTATGCTTATCGTATTCCCGAATGA
- a CDS encoding DUF4340 domain-containing protein, giving the protein MKRNVFALVVVIILGSFTFWMVMQRDRSSMKKELRDFSFEDTAHVTKIFLADKALNQVTLTKETMPGGKIKWMVDGKYVARPDAITQLLRTIHNLSVKEPVGLKARENIIKQLATGATKCAIYVGDDLVKQYYIGGATPDETGTYMLNCDVSDPDDILNSTEPFVIEVKGWEGYLSPYYFTKEAEWRDRTIFQYYAPDIRSIKVEHAGHPETSFIVSQGADGKSYNVTSLDGKKIYFDTIPVRQYISYFGKINFENFETTLKPEHKDSIMHSPWAQRITVTDASGKPNEVLMFMKKNDGFMPDDTTAAAPPPFDPDHMYGIVNNGKDFVILNYFVFGKLLIDPDYFSLAAQKAKADEEKAKMDAALGRTPKKK; this is encoded by the coding sequence ATGAAACGCAATGTATTCGCATTGGTGGTCGTGATCATTCTCGGAAGTTTCACTTTCTGGATGGTGATGCAACGCGACAGAAGTTCGATGAAAAAAGAACTCCGCGATTTTTCATTTGAAGATACTGCCCATGTCACAAAAATTTTTCTCGCCGATAAAGCGCTGAACCAGGTGACGCTCACCAAAGAAACTATGCCGGGCGGAAAAATAAAATGGATGGTGGACGGAAAATATGTGGCGCGGCCGGATGCAATTACACAATTACTCCGCACCATTCATAATCTTTCGGTGAAAGAACCGGTGGGACTCAAAGCGAGAGAGAACATCATCAAACAACTTGCAACCGGTGCAACAAAATGCGCGATCTACGTGGGAGATGATCTTGTAAAACAATATTACATAGGCGGCGCTACTCCCGACGAAACCGGAACCTATATGCTCAATTGCGATGTTTCAGATCCCGATGATATTCTGAATTCCACTGAACCTTTCGTGATAGAAGTGAAAGGGTGGGAAGGTTATCTCTCGCCGTATTATTTCACGAAGGAAGCAGAATGGAGAGACCGCACTATTTTTCAATACTACGCTCCCGATATCCGTTCTATAAAAGTGGAACATGCCGGCCATCCCGAAACTTCTTTCATTGTAAGCCAGGGCGCCGACGGAAAAAGTTATAATGTAACATCGCTCGACGGGAAAAAAATTTATTTCGATACTATTCCGGTCCGTCAATACATTTCCTATTTCGGAAAAATAAATTTCGAGAATTTTGAAACGACACTGAAACCGGAACACAAGGATTCCATCATGCATTCCCCGTGGGCACAACGCATCACCGTTACCGACGCCAGCGGAAAACCGAATGAAGTGCTGATGTTCATGAAAAAAAATGACGGCTTCATGCCGGACGATACTACTGCGGCCGCTCCCCCGCCCTTCGATCCCGATCACATGTACGGCATTGTGAACAACGGAAAAGATTTTGTGATACTGAATTATTTCGTGTTCGGAAAATTACTCATCGATCCCGATTATTTTTCGCTCGCTGCGCAGAAAGCAAAAGCGGATGAAGAGAAAGCAAAGATGGACGCAGCGCTGGGAAGAACTCCGAAGAAAAAGTAA
- the gldF gene encoding gliding motility-associated ABC transporter permease subunit GldF, whose protein sequence is MYSLFAKEIRSFLSSLIGYIVIIVFLLAISLFMWIIRGESNILDDGRADMKTLFAIAPWVFLFLIPAITMRSFAEEKRSGTIELLLTRPLTDIQIILAKYFAGFILVLISLLPTLVYYYSVIKLGSPQGNIDSGGTWGSYFGLLMLGSSFVAIGIFASSLTDNQIISFILALALCFFCYIGFEQISSLSLFGKADTFIQSIGINEHYNSLARGVIDTRDVIYFITFNGFFVTLTKTILESRKW, encoded by the coding sequence ATGTATTCACTTTTTGCAAAAGAGATCCGAAGTTTTCTCAGTTCCCTCATCGGGTACATAGTCATTATTGTTTTCCTTCTCGCCATTTCACTTTTCATGTGGATCATCCGCGGGGAAAGCAATATTCTCGATGACGGCCGCGCCGATATGAAAACTCTTTTTGCGATTGCACCGTGGGTTTTTCTTTTTCTCATTCCCGCGATCACCATGCGTTCTTTTGCCGAAGAAAAAAGATCGGGCACAATTGAATTGCTCCTCACCCGCCCGCTCACCGACATCCAGATCATTCTCGCAAAATATTTTGCCGGATTCATTCTCGTTCTAATTTCACTTCTCCCTACGCTCGTTTATTATTACAGCGTGATCAAACTCGGAAGTCCGCAGGGAAATATAGATTCGGGCGGAACATGGGGCTCCTACTTCGGATTGCTGATGCTTGGTTCTTCTTTTGTGGCCATTGGAATTTTTGCATCTTCACTCACCGACAACCAGATCATCTCTTTTATTCTCGCTCTTGCCCTTTGTTTTTTCTGTTACATCGGGTTCGAACAGATCAGTTCGCTTTCACTTTTCGGAAAAGCAGATACGTTCATACAGTCCATTGGAATCAATGAACATTACAATTCACTTGCCCGCGGCGTCATTGACACCAGAGATGTGATCTACTTTATTACGTTCAACGGATTTTTCGTAACGCTTACCAAAACCATTCTCGAATCGAGAAAGTGGTAA
- the lysA gene encoding diaminopimelate decarboxylase has product MFSNQNIALFQQHATPFYAYDLSLLDDTLKFCNKSSSKHGFHVHYALKANSNPEILQRIQKAGLGADCVSGNEVTRAVECGFTSSSIAFAGVGKSDAEIKIGLSNDIFCFNCESLPELEVIDQLAREAGRQARVALRINPNVHANTHHYITTGLEENKFGISIHELPGVIDAMSVLKNISLCGIHFHIGSQITDLNVFRSLCMRVNEIQEWFASKRISLAHVNVGGGLGVNYHEPERNAIPDFESFFSIFAKFLEIRRGQEVHFELGRALVAQCGTLVSRVLYVKKGVNTNFAILDAGMTELIRPALYQAYHKIENLTPSPGATENRYDVVGPVCESSDCFAKAIDLPEVKRGDLIAIRTTGAYGEVMASGYNLREREETMYY; this is encoded by the coding sequence ATGTTTTCCAACCAAAATATAGCTCTCTTTCAGCAACACGCTACTCCTTTCTACGCGTATGATCTTTCATTGCTCGATGATACGTTGAAATTTTGCAACAAATCCTCCTCGAAGCATGGCTTTCATGTTCATTATGCTCTGAAAGCAAATTCAAATCCGGAAATTCTTCAGCGTATTCAGAAAGCCGGACTCGGCGCCGACTGTGTGAGTGGCAATGAAGTGACACGCGCCGTGGAATGCGGATTTACTTCTTCTTCCATTGCTTTTGCCGGAGTTGGGAAGAGCGACGCTGAAATTAAAATTGGTTTGTCGAATGACATTTTCTGTTTCAATTGCGAATCGCTTCCTGAACTGGAAGTGATTGATCAGTTGGCGCGGGAGGCAGGCAGGCAGGCGCGCGTGGCGTTGCGCATAAACCCGAACGTACACGCGAACACGCATCATTACATCACGACGGGACTCGAAGAAAATAAATTCGGTATCAGTATTCATGAATTGCCGGGTGTGATTGACGCGATGAGTGTACTGAAAAATATTTCGCTTTGCGGGATTCATTTTCACATCGGATCGCAGATCACTGATCTGAATGTTTTCCGTTCGCTCTGTATGCGCGTGAATGAAATACAGGAATGGTTTGCTTCGAAGAGAATTTCACTGGCGCACGTGAATGTCGGCGGCGGACTCGGTGTGAATTATCATGAGCCGGAAAGAAATGCTATCCCTGATTTCGAATCTTTCTTCAGCATCTTCGCGAAATTTCTCGAAATACGGAGAGGACAGGAAGTTCATTTCGAGCTCGGCCGCGCACTCGTTGCGCAATGCGGAACGCTCGTATCGCGCGTGCTGTATGTGAAGAAAGGTGTGAATACGAATTTTGCAATTCTCGATGCAGGAATGACGGAACTAATTCGTCCGGCATTGTACCAGGCCTACCACAAAATTGAAAATCTCACGCCTTCGCCAGGCGCAACAGAAAATCGTTACGATGTTGTCGGGCCTGTTTGCGAAAGTTCCGATTGTTTTGCAAAAGCAATTGATCTTCCTGAAGTAAAGCGAGGAGACCTTATTGCTATTAGAACGACGGGAGCGTATGGAGAAGTAATGGCGAGCGGATATAATTTGAGAGAGCGGGAAGAGACGATGTATTATTGA
- the dnaN gene encoding DNA polymerase III subunit beta yields MKFIVSSSSLLKQLQTLSGVLNSTNTLPILDNFLFEIDKGSLTISASDLETTMTTHLTVESKDTGNVAVPAKLLIDTLKTFPEQPLTFSVDKKRFAIEISSDYGKYKITGQNGDEFPKAPTVDKGSKIEMDASVLGRAIAKTLFAAGNDELRPVMSGVFVQFAPDSTTFVATDAHKLVRYRRTDIKASGSASFILPRKPLNLLKNVLVGVDGIIRVEYNATNARFTWGIAPDGTVGTTMICRLIDGKYPNYEAVIPKNNPNKLTIDTNSLLGSIRRVAIFANKTTHQVRLKVVGNELNISAEDLDFSNEAAERLTCSYSGDDMEIGFNSKFLAEMLTNIGSEEALIEMSAPNRAGILLPSVKPNAEEDTLMLVMPVMLNN; encoded by the coding sequence ATGAAATTCATTGTTTCCAGTTCATCACTTCTGAAGCAACTCCAGACACTGAGCGGCGTGCTGAATTCTACCAACACACTTCCTATTCTCGACAATTTTCTTTTTGAGATAGACAAAGGATCACTTACGATATCGGCCTCTGATCTTGAGACTACGATGACCACACATCTTACCGTGGAATCGAAAGACACGGGTAATGTAGCGGTGCCTGCAAAACTGCTCATCGATACGCTGAAAACTTTTCCGGAACAACCGCTCACTTTTTCTGTCGACAAAAAAAGATTTGCAATAGAAATTTCTTCCGATTACGGAAAGTACAAGATCACCGGCCAGAACGGTGATGAATTTCCGAAAGCGCCTACGGTTGACAAAGGTTCGAAGATAGAGATGGATGCTTCTGTACTTGGCCGCGCCATTGCAAAAACTTTATTCGCTGCCGGTAATGATGAACTTCGTCCCGTTATGTCGGGCGTGTTCGTTCAATTCGCGCCCGACAGTACGACCTTCGTTGCAACTGATGCGCACAAACTCGTGCGTTATCGCCGCACCGATATCAAAGCAAGCGGAAGCGCTTCTTTCATTCTTCCGAGAAAACCTTTGAATCTTCTCAAGAATGTTCTTGTAGGTGTTGATGGAATTATCCGCGTGGAATACAATGCAACGAACGCAAGATTCACCTGGGGAATTGCACCTGACGGAACCGTAGGGACAACGATGATCTGTCGCCTCATCGACGGAAAATATCCGAACTACGAAGCGGTGATCCCGAAAAATAATCCGAACAAACTTACTATCGATACGAATTCTCTTCTTGGTTCTATTCGCCGCGTTGCGATCTTCGCGAATAAAACCACGCACCAGGTGCGACTTAAAGTAGTGGGAAACGAATTGAATATTTCCGCGGAGGATCTTGATTTCTCGAATGAAGCTGCTGAACGTTTGACCTGTTCTTATTCCGGTGATGATATGGAGATCGGTTTCAATTCAAAATTTCTTGCCGAGATGCTCACGAATATCGGAAGTGAAGAAGCGCTCATTGAAATGTCGGCGCCGAATCGTGCTGGAATTCTTCTTCCATCGGTAAAACCAAATGCAGAAGAAGACACGCTCATGCTGGTGATGCCGGTGATGCTGAATAATTAG